In the Terriglobales bacterium genome, CTAACACGAATATCGCGAAAATAAAGATCAAGGTCACGGAGCTTCGTGAACTTCGTCAACCTTCGTGCCTTTCGTGTTAACTCCCGCCTTTTAACTGCGGTCACATCATGATCCGCAGAAACTCTGTCGCTGGATAGACAATATGGACGAATCATCCAATAAAGCCCCGGAACCCTCGCGCCGCAACTTCCTGAAAGCCCTTACTGCGCTGCCGGTCCTCTCAAAGGCCGGTGTGAGGACCTGGGTTGACGCGGCCACCGATGCCGCCAAGCAACAACCTGCCAATCTATCGCTGAACGGCGGAAAGCGCTTTGTCGCTATCCAAGTGGGAGCAAGATCGTTCGTCGATGAAGGTGTCGATCAGGTTCTCGATACCTTTCAGCAGAAGGCCGGCGTCAACGTCGTCATGCCCGCTGTCTTCACCTACGGACGCGGTCTCTCCGGACGGCAGATTCCCGGCCAGCCGCTGCCCGATCATGGTGTGCATGCGGACGACGAAATCCATGGCGGCAGTTATTCAAAAATGTATCCCGAGTTTGCTTCGAAGTCAGTGATCAAAGATGTGCGCGCGCCTGAACTGGGCGACTTCGACATTCTCGCCGACGTGATCCCAAAAGCCAAAGCGCGCGGGATGCAGACGTACTGCCTCTTCGAAGAAGCCTACAATCCGCGCCTGATGCCGGCCTTCGAGCAGATTGCCGAAATCGATCTCGAAGGGCGTCCCGGCGGCAGCACCTGCCTGAATAATCCGAATGCGCGCAGTTTTCTCGTCGCGCTGGTTGAAACCTGGTTTCGCCACAACGATCTCGACGGCATGATGTGGGAATCCGAGCGCCAGGGGCCGTTCAACAACACCATCGGTGCGCATTTTGGGAACTTTAACGGCAATTCAAGGATCTACTGCTTCTGCAAGTACTGCGTCAGCAAAGCGACGGACCAAGGTATTAAGGTTGAGCGCGCGCGGGCGGGCTACACGGCGCTCCATCAGTGGGTGAAGCAGGTCACGCAGCCCAGTGCGAACGCTGCGGCGGGTGATTTTGTGTCGTTGTGGCGAGTGTTGCTCGACTATCCCGAGATCCTGGAATGGCACAGGTTCTGGTTCCGCAGCCAGGAAGAAGTGTATGAACTGCTGCGTCAGGCGGTGAAGGCGATCAATCCCAAGGCTCAGGTCGGATGGCACATCATGCACCTGGTGACGATGAGCCCGTTTTATCAGGCCGATCAGGATTATGCGCGCATTGCCAAGGTCTCCGATTTTCTCAAACCTTGCCCTTACAACAACTGTGCCGGGCCGCGCTTTGCGCACTATATCCGCAATGTAAATTCAACCGTCTTCCGCGACCTGACTGGCGACGAGGTTCTGGAACTGCACTATCGTCTGCTCGGATACCAGCACGAAGCCAGCCTGGAAGCTTTGCCCACTTCGGGAATGTCAGCCGAATATGTCGCGCGCGAAACCCGCCGCGCACTCGCGGAAGTAAATGGCGCGATTCCGATTTACCCCGGCATCGATATCGATATTCCTACGGGTCTGAAGGAGAAGCGCACGCAGCCCGCCGACGTGAAAGCCGCGGTACTCGCCGCTTTTCGCGCAGGAGCCCCTGGAGTCGTCCTCTCGCGCAAGTACGCTGAGATGAAGCTGACCAATCTGGCCGGAGCAGGAGATGCTCTAAGAGAGTTGGCTTGAGTAACCGATGCTGTTTCGTGGAAGCCGCGACATCGTTGTGAGAAAGGGATGCCGCCTATGGTGAGCGAAGTCAAGCGATCGTCTGTTTTACATTTGTTGCTGCCGCCGGAGCCCCCGGAAGCCGGTAGCCGGCAGCTTCTCTACCTAGCAGCTCCGGAGCTTAGCGGCTTGTTCTAATCTACTAAGCTAGAGATCGATCACGAGGAAAGCTTATGAACATCGGCATTATTGGAGCAGGACACATCGGCGGCACGCTGACGCGGCGCTTCAGCGCGCTCGGACATAAAGTCTTTGTGGCGAATTCAAGAGGTCCGGAAACTCTCAAGGACTTGGCGGCGGAGACTGGCGCAACTCCTGTCACGGTCGAAGAGGCAGCTCACAGCGGCGAGGTCATCGTTGTGACCATCCCGATGAAGAACATTCCTGAACTGCCGCGCGATTTGTTCCAAGGCGTTCCCGAAAATGTTGTGGTCATCGACACCAACAATTATTACCCGCAACAGCGCGACGGCCGTATCGATGCGATCGAGAACGGCATGGTCGAGAGCCGCTGGGTCGAACAGCAGTTGGGCCGACCGGTAGTGAAAGCCTTCAACAATATCTACGCCGATCACCTGTTGAGAAAAGGCCAACCCGCAGGAAGCGCAGGTCGCATCGCGTTGCCGGTGTCGGGGGATGATCGGAGAACGAAAGAGATTGTCTTCAAACTCGTCGATGAGCTGGGCTTCGATCCTGTCGACAACGATGGCCTGGACCAATCATGGCGTCAGCAGCCCGCGACTCCCGTTTATGCGACTGACCACGACGCCGAAGGCGTGCGCCAAGCGCTTTCGGAAGCCAGCAGGGAGCGAACACCCGAGTTCAGATCGAAGTCTGGAAGCCAGGCCGCCTGAGAAGCAGCGTTGCGCAGGAGCCTACAAGTGGAGTGCGCGCTGCATTGGTAGGAGCGCGCGGATTTATCCGCGGGTGAGGCTTTAGCCTCGTCTTATGAGGTGGGAGCTCACGGATTTATCCGTGGACGATGCTTTAACGTCGCCTTAAATGCAGCGAAAAATCTTTGGGACTTAGCCGCGGGCTCGGTTTCCCTTAGCTTATACGAAGAGCGCCGGTCGGTTTTGCAGTCGCACGCGGGCTGCTTTGAGCCTTTCAATCATTTCTTCCACGCGCTTCGATTGCCGCCTGCAACCGTCGTACGCCGCCCGTGCTCTCTCGCAACTGAGTTTTGCGTTAGCTGCAACCGCCAGCCATTCTCGTCGCTCCCGACCTTGGTCTGCTGTTGATGCGTGCGGCGCCACAACGATGGGCCCAATAACAGCCATTGGCTTGCCCAACCATTCATCGACCTCGTCGGAAAACGCAAGCACCGCGCTTCGACTTCTTCCCGCCGGCCGGTGGATAGGGAAGCCAAGCTGAACTTCGTATCGCTGAAGCGTACGCACACCTCTGCCTGTGTAGCTGGCGATGTCTTTCCAGGAATGCAGCACTTTGCGTTGAGTGACAGATTTCGGCGTAAATACACTGGTAGTATTCGGCATTCTGCGCGCCCTTCTCTCTGCGCAGAACACCGTCGCCTATGCAGGCGGAATAGTGCGTAGGGGATTTACAACATGCGATGAGATGCTGCCCTGGTGTGGCGGGATGTGCCCGCGACTCAGTGCGGCGGATCTTAACGGGAGCACCGAGCCTGCCAAGCCACGAAGCCCCCGAGCTGCGGAGCGGACAAAGCAGACACCGCTGGCGCATCCGTGTGATCCGTGCCGTCCGTGCAGTCCATGTCGTGTTTTGCTTTCGTTGTTGCTCGCGGAAGCTGTTAGCTGAAAGCCGAAAGCAAATAACCGGCATCCAAACTTGCAGTGCTTTGCCGTGGATATAAGAAGAGTGCTGGGCCGAGTCCAATGGATCAACAAGAAGTAACGGCGGATTTCCTGAAAAACGAATTGCAAACCGGCATCACCTTTGCCGACCTTGCCCTGAGCGCCCGGCATAACGACCGCCGTGAGCGGAACAAAGCCAATGCGCGCAAGGCTTACGACACCGCGCTCCGGTTCATGAGCACTGATTCGCCGACTCCCAACATCACCGCCGAGTTGAAGGATCGTCTCGAACATTTGCGCGACCAGCTCAAGCAGCTGGGAGAAAGTATTTGAGCCATTTCCAAGGCCGGTGGAAGCCCACGGATTGGGTTTCGGAAACCTACGCATTTACTCAGGCGAGCAATCCTGAAAAGAACTCCAAGGAGCTACCGCTTGCTGCCGTGATCGCCTCATAGAGGTCTATACTTCCCATCAATCGAGGAGGCAGCGATGGGACAACGAGTTTTTGTGGCGGGGCGAAGTCTCATCTACATCTGCGGATTCATGTTGGTATGGCTCTGGTTGATTCCGCGTTGGATCGGTCTGCATACATCGCTGCAGTTAGCTTCGGTGAGCGCTTTACGCTGGCTCGGATTGATCCCACTTTCTCTCGGCGCTGCCATTGCAGTCTCATGCTTCATACACTTCGTAAGCAGTGGGCGAGGAACACCTGCTCCGTTCGACGCTCCGCGTCGGCTGGTCGTGAGTGGACCCTATCGCTATGTCCGAAATCCGATGTATGTGGGGAGTGGCTTGTTTCTCGCAAGCTGCGCGATTCTGTTTTCGGAATTTTCGGCCGTTCTATTGTGGTACGCACTCGCGATCTCGGTTGGAGTGAATTTGTTCATCCTGTTGTATGAAGAACCAACGCTGCGCAGGAAGTTTGGCGGTGACTACCGCGAATATTCTCGCAATGTACGCAGGTGGGTTCCACGTTTGCGACCATGGCAGCTGGAATCTTCGCGCTCGGTTGCTGCTGGAACTTAACTCAATTGTCAAAGATTGAACACAGAGGACAGAGGATTTCTTGTATGCTTCACAGCTCGACGTCGCCTCAGGGTTCTACACTCACTGCTGGTTACAAAATTCCGAGAATCCAGCATTCCTCCGTGTTCCTCCATGCCATCCGTATTCAATCCCGCCGAACACCCGGCCGAGGCCGGGCCGGCTCCACCGAACAAAAAAGCGCGGAATAAATCCGCGCTTTTGAAATGAAATAAACTGAAGCTTACTCGGACTTGTTCTCGCCTTCGCCCGCTGCGGGACCACCGCTGGCTTCAATGTTGGCTTGCTGTTCCTGCATCGCCTTTTCCATCTCCTCGCGCCGCTTGGCGCGCAGCTCGGCACGCTTTTCGCGACGCTCGTCGAGAATCTTTTCCGAGCCGATCAGCTCGATGAAGGCTTTTTCGCCTCCATCGCCTTTGCGAAAACCGGTGCGGATGATGCGCAGATATCCGCCACTGCGATCGCCGTACCGCGGAGCTACTTCGGCGAAGAGCCGATCGACGGCTTCCCGCGAAGTGAGAAACGATGCTGCCGAACGGCGAGCAGCTACGTCGCCCCGCTTGCCGAAGGTGATCATCTTTTCCACGTGCGGACGCATCGCTTTCGCTTTTGCGACCGTCGTCTCGATTCGCTCTTCGAGAATCAGCGAGCTCACCAGGTTGCGCAGCAGCGCGCGCCGATGGCTGGTGTTACGTCCTAGTTTCCAGGTTGCTTTCAGGTGACGCATGGTGTTGTCCTAAGCCTTGCTGTAGTTTGCGACCGCTCTGGAGCGGGCTTTCGGCTGTCGGCGTTCGGCCACTAACCCGCATGGCAGAACCTCACGAGAACCTATGTTGCCGAGTGATCCTACTTTGAAACTGAACTTCTCTTGAAACTGAGCTTCGAATTTTGAAAATCAGTTTCGGAGCATCTGCCCTCGACATTCAGCTACGGACGGTTGCTGGCCGAAAGCCGAATGCCGAGTGCCGAATGCCTGTTTTCAGAACGTCCCTGCCGGTTCATCGTCTTCCAGATCGTCTTCCGGCGTGCGATATGTTCCAGCGAGAACGGCAGCTGGAGCCTGGCTCGTTGGACCTGGCACGGCGTTTCCGTGCTCATCGATCTTCATGCCCAAGCTCAGTCCCATCTGCGCGAGGATCTCTTTGATCTCGTTCAGCGACTTGCGCCCGAAGTTCTTCGTCTTCAGCATCTCGGCTTCGGACTTCTGTACCAGCTCGCCAATCGTCTGAATGTTCGCGTTCTTCAGGCAGTTGTAGCTGCGGACCGAGAGCTCCAGCTCCTCGACCGAACGATTGAGATTCTCGTTGCGAATCTCGGGCTTGCGATCGTCCGCTCCTTCGGTTTCGAGCTCTTCCTCGAAGTTGATGAAGATGTTCATATGATCTTTCAACAACTTCGCCGAGAGGCCGATGGCATCTGCCGGAGCTACTGCGCCGTTGGTCCAGACTTCGAGCGTGAGCTTGTCATAATCTGTGATCTGTCCCAGACGCGCGGCTTCGACGGTGTAGTTGCATTTGCGCACCGGCGAGTGGACGGAATCAATAGGAATGAAGCCCAGTCCGAGGTCTTCGTCGAAATTCTTGTCGGCAGAGACATAGCCGCGTCCGCGCTTCAGACGCATTTCCATGTCAACTTTGCCTCCTTCGCTCACTGTGGCGATGTACACATCCTTGTCGAGGATCTCGACATCACCGTCGGCTTCGATCATGCCGGAGGTGATCACGCCTGGCTGGTCGGTCTTCAGGTAGATCGCCTTGGGATTTTCGCTGTTCAACTTGAATGGAACCTGCTTGAGATTCAGGATGATGTCGGTGGCGTCTTCGACGACCCCTGGAATCGACTGAAACTCGTGCAGAACGCCCTCAATGCGGACCGCAGTAATTGCAGCACCTTCAATCGAGGAGAGCAGAACGCGACGGAGCGCGTTTCCAATAGTGGTTCCGAATCCACGCTCAAACGGCTGTGCGTAAAACTTGCCGTACTTATCGGTGAGCGTGTCGGTGTCAGCGGCGAGCCGCTTCGGTTTTTGAAATCCCTTCCAGAGCATGTTCATTGTCCTTTTCTGTTAATTCAGTGAGCTGAAGTTTCCTGCGCGGCTAATGCGTCGCGAAGCATTCTGCGGCGGCCACGCCGTGGTTCCCTTTCGAGTTAGTCAGTTTTGTTTTGGATTGAACACGGAGGTCACGGAGGACTCAGAGGAAACAATCGAAATCCTTCGTGTTCCTCCGTGACCTCCGTGTTCAATTCCGCTTTTTACTTCGAATACAATTCGACGATCAACTGTTCGTTGACCGGCAGATTGATGTCTTCCCGTTTCGGGAGAGCCGTGACTCTTCCCTTGTAGTTGTCACGATCGACTTCCAACCAGTTCACTGCCGGCTGATGGCTCGTAAATTCTTTCGCGATCTCCAGCACTGTCATCTTCTTACTGTTATCCCGCACCACGATCTCTTCACCGACCGCAACCTGGTACGAGGGAATGTTCACCTTGCGTCCATTTACCGCAACGTGTCCGTGACGAACAAGCTGGCGAGCCTGGCGACGCGAAATCGCGAAGCCCAGGCGATAGACCACGTTGTCGAGACGACGTTCGAGCTGCTCCAGCAGCTTGGCGCCGGTTACGCCTTTGGCGCGGGAGGCTTTCTCGAAGTAGTTGCGGAACTGCTTTTCCAGCGTGAAGTAGATGCGCTTGGTCTTCTGCTTCTCGCGGAGCTGGAGACCGTAGCCAACGACTTTGGCTTTGCGATCTTTTCCATGCTGTCCGGGAGCGAAGTTGCGCTTCTCGACTGGGCACTTATCGCTGAAGCACTTGGTGCCCTTGAGAAAGAGTTTCATGCCTTCGCGTCGGCAAAGGCGGCAAACTGGTCCTTTATAACGTGCCATTGTTTCTCCAAACCTCGGGTTGTTGTGATCGGTTTACAGGCGGCATTGCCCTTCGTCCCGATCCAGCTTTCCTAAGCACCCTGAACGCTTCTTAGTTGTTCAGGCTACTTTCCTCTTGTCATTCCGAGCGTAGCGAGGAATCCCTACTGTACCCATGCCGTTTCGTGGCTATAGGGATTCCTCGCTACGCTCGGAATGACAAACAAAAACCTACACTCGTCTCCGCTTCGGCGGACGGCATCCGTTGTGCGGAATCGGCGTCACGTCGCGGATCATGCGCACTTCGATGCCAGCCGCTGCGAGAGCGCGGATTGCGGATTCGCGTCCCGATCCGGGGCCGCTCACGCGAACGTCAACCGAGCGCATGCCGTGATCGCGCGCC is a window encoding:
- a CDS encoding DNA-directed RNA polymerase subunit alpha, giving the protein MLWKGFQKPKRLAADTDTLTDKYGKFYAQPFERGFGTTIGNALRRVLLSSIEGAAITAVRIEGVLHEFQSIPGVVEDATDIILNLKQVPFKLNSENPKAIYLKTDQPGVITSGMIEADGDVEILDKDVYIATVSEGGKVDMEMRLKRGRGYVSADKNFDEDLGLGFIPIDSVHSPVRKCNYTVEAARLGQITDYDKLTLEVWTNGAVAPADAIGLSAKLLKDHMNIFINFEEELETEGADDRKPEIRNENLNRSVEELELSVRSYNCLKNANIQTIGELVQKSEAEMLKTKNFGRKSLNEIKEILAQMGLSLGMKIDEHGNAVPGPTSQAPAAVLAGTYRTPEDDLEDDEPAGTF
- a CDS encoding isoprenylcysteine carboxylmethyltransferase family protein; translated protein: MGQRVFVAGRSLIYICGFMLVWLWLIPRWIGLHTSLQLASVSALRWLGLIPLSLGAAIAVSCFIHFVSSGRGTPAPFDAPRRLVVSGPYRYVRNPMYVGSGLFLASCAILFSEFSAVLLWYALAISVGVNLFILLYEEPTLRRKFGGDYREYSRNVRRWVPRLRPWQLESSRSVAAGT
- the rpsD gene encoding 30S ribosomal protein S4 is translated as MARYKGPVCRLCRREGMKLFLKGTKCFSDKCPVEKRNFAPGQHGKDRKAKVVGYGLQLREKQKTKRIYFTLEKQFRNYFEKASRAKGVTGAKLLEQLERRLDNVVYRLGFAISRRQARQLVRHGHVAVNGRKVNIPSYQVAVGEEIVVRDNSKKMTVLEIAKEFTSHQPAVNWLEVDRDNYKGRVTALPKREDINLPVNEQLIVELYSK
- a CDS encoding NAD(P)-binding domain-containing protein, whose amino-acid sequence is MNIGIIGAGHIGGTLTRRFSALGHKVFVANSRGPETLKDLAAETGATPVTVEEAAHSGEVIVVTIPMKNIPELPRDLFQGVPENVVVIDTNNYYPQQRDGRIDAIENGMVESRWVEQQLGRPVVKAFNNIYADHLLRKGQPAGSAGRIALPVSGDDRRTKEIVFKLVDELGFDPVDNDGLDQSWRQQPATPVYATDHDAEGVRQALSEASRERTPEFRSKSGSQAA
- the rplQ gene encoding 50S ribosomal protein L17, producing MRHLKATWKLGRNTSHRRALLRNLVSSLILEERIETTVAKAKAMRPHVEKMITFGKRGDVAARRSAASFLTSREAVDRLFAEVAPRYGDRSGGYLRIIRTGFRKGDGGEKAFIELIGSEKILDERREKRAELRAKRREEMEKAMQEQQANIEASGGPAAGEGENKSE